The DNA region TCAGCGTGGGGACGCAGTACTCGTTGGCGAACTCATCGCTGGCATCAGCCACGTAGGCTTCAACGGCGCCGCAGCCCAGGGCGCGCTGGCGGATGGTCTCCAGCGACTCGCCGCCCTGCCCGACGTCCACCGCCACGGCGATGACCTCGGCGCCGGTTGCTTCACCGATCCAGCCGATGGCTACGGAAGTATCCAGGCCACCGGAGTAGGCCAGAACAATACGCTCAGTCACGGAAATGCTCCTCTTTGTTGGGGTTTGCGTTGTTTAAAGAATTGATTACAGAAAGCCTGTCATACCCGCGGCAGGTTCTTACTAGCCGCCGGCTTCCTCTGCCAACTGCAGGAACCGGACCGCCAGATCCTGACCGCCCTGCGGATCGCGGGAGACCAGCAGCACGGTGTCGTCCCCGGCGATGGTGCCCAGGATAGAGGGCATCACCGAGTGGTCGATGGCCAGCGCCAGGAAGTTGGCCGCTCCCGGCGGCGTCCGGAGCACCGCGATGTTGGCCGAGGCTTCCGCCGTGACCAGGAGTTCGCTGCACAGCCGGGCGAGCCTCGCGTCCAGGATTTCCTGGCTCACACCGCTCTTGGCCGCACGTTCGCCGCCTTCGCCGGGGACGGCGTAGACCAGCACGCCTTCCTTGCCGCGGACCCGGACGGCGCCGAGCTCCACAAGGTCCCGCGACAGTGTGGCCTGGGTGACCTGCACGCCGTCGTCCGCCAGCAAAGCGGCAAGCTCGGCTTGGGAGCGCACCGATTCGCCTGTCAGGATTGCGGTGATCCGCGCCTGGCGGGCCGTCTTCGTGGCCGGGCTGGACCCCGGCGAGGCTGGCGAAACGGACACTAGCGGCTAAGTCCCTCAGCTGCCGCACGGACAGGTGCCAGTCCTTCCACCACGGCGAGGCCGGAGCGGTGCATGAGCCAGGCCATGAGGGCCTTCTGGGCGTGCAGCCGGTTCTCGGCCTCGTCCCAGACGATCGACTGCGGGCCGTCGATGACGCCGGCCGAGATCTCATAGCCCCGGTATGCGGGCAGGCAGTGAAGGACGACGGCGTCGTCCGCCGCGTGTGCCATGGCCTCCTCATCGACGGAGTACTCCCGGAAAAGCTGCATCCTGGCCTCCTTCTCGGATTCCTGGCCCATGGAAACCCAGGTGTCGGTGGCCACGACGTCCGCGCCCTTGAGTGCCTCGGCAGCGTCGGTGGTGACCAGCACCGAGCCGCCGGTCAGCGCGGCGCGCTCCTCGGCGGCCGTTACGATCTCCGCGGCCGGGAGGTATCCTTCCGGGCCGGCGACGCGGACGTGCATTCCGGCGGTCACGCCTGCCAGGAGGTACGAGTTGGCCATGTTGTTGGCGGCGTCGCCGAGGTAGCTCATGGTGAGGCCCTTGAGCTCGCCCTTGTGTTCCTTCACGGCCAAGAGATCGGCCAGCAGCTGGCACGGGTGGTAGTCGTCGCACAGGGCGTTGATGACCGGCACCTTGGAGTTCTCGGCCATGGCCACCAGTCCGGAGTGCGCCCCGGTACGCCACACAATCGTGGAGACCATGCGCTCCAGGACCTTCGCCGTGTCCTCAACAGATTCTTTGTGGCCGATCTGGGCCTCGCCGGGGTTGATGATGAGGGCATTGCCACCCATGTCCGCCACGCCCGCAGCAAACGAAACCCGGGTGCGGGTGGAGGTCTTGTCGAAGATCACCGCTACGGTCTTGCGGCCGTTCCCGTCAGCGGCATACGGCTGGACGCTGTATGGTGCGGCCTTCATGCGGACGGCGAGCTCCAGGACCTCGGCCTGCTCTGCGGGGCTGAGGTCGGTGTCCTTGAGGAAGTGACGGGTTATGCTGGTTGACGGAACTGTGCCGGTTGAAGGAAGTGCAGGAGTCACTGGGCGTCCTTAGCTGTCTGGAG from Arthrobacter pascens includes:
- a CDS encoding arginine repressor gives rise to the protein MSVSPASPGSSPATKTARQARITAILTGESVRSQAELAALLADDGVQVTQATLSRDLVELGAVRVRGKEGVLVYAVPGEGGERAAKSGVSQEILDARLARLCSELLVTAEASANIAVLRTPPGAANFLALAIDHSVMPSILGTIAGDDTVLLVSRDPQGGQDLAVRFLQLAEEAGG
- the argF gene encoding ornithine carbamoyltransferase; amino-acid sequence: MTPALPSTGTVPSTSITRHFLKDTDLSPAEQAEVLELAVRMKAAPYSVQPYAADGNGRKTVAVIFDKTSTRTRVSFAAGVADMGGNALIINPGEAQIGHKESVEDTAKVLERMVSTIVWRTGAHSGLVAMAENSKVPVINALCDDYHPCQLLADLLAVKEHKGELKGLTMSYLGDAANNMANSYLLAGVTAGMHVRVAGPEGYLPAAEIVTAAEERAALTGGSVLVTTDAAEALKGADVVATDTWVSMGQESEKEARMQLFREYSVDEEAMAHAADDAVVLHCLPAYRGYEISAGVIDGPQSIVWDEAENRLHAQKALMAWLMHRSGLAVVEGLAPVRAAAEGLSR